A window of the Microscilla marina ATCC 23134 genome harbors these coding sequences:
- a CDS encoding T9SS type A sorting domain-containing protein, translated as MRFFQKKLWLIVLLACSTSLWAQQLSKKEKRAKRKAYRTEAKAYKQKNVLPVLKAQRIKLDAVMSAADRQKVDDLRAQKKAARKKMRAHRKEMRKLHKKGERPQLTEAQKQEMKTMRKARRNAKFAAWQIVDKYETKVEKLLAEIKPQQEQWHKDLKAIRVKHFGERKTGEHKRHHKRKDHHGKRRHGMRKMLHPVRFLLFDPATTTKAGSGNNTTIYPNPLGTESKVEYTLVQTERVTIRLVDANGKFIKEVLNETKDAGTHVQRVGMKELKNGTYYLRIKTSAGTQTKRVIKR; from the coding sequence ATGAGATTTTTTCAAAAAAAACTTTGGCTAATTGTCCTGCTGGCATGTAGTACCTCACTTTGGGCGCAACAGCTCAGCAAAAAAGAAAAACGCGCTAAACGTAAAGCCTACCGAACAGAGGCCAAGGCTTACAAACAGAAAAATGTGTTGCCAGTACTAAAAGCCCAACGCATAAAGCTAGATGCAGTCATGAGTGCGGCTGACCGCCAAAAAGTAGATGATCTGCGGGCACAGAAAAAAGCCGCACGTAAAAAAATGCGTGCCCACAGAAAGGAAATGCGTAAACTACACAAAAAAGGAGAGCGCCCTCAGTTGACTGAAGCACAAAAACAGGAAATGAAGACCATGCGTAAAGCGCGTCGTAACGCCAAATTTGCGGCATGGCAGATCGTAGATAAATATGAAACTAAAGTAGAAAAACTACTTGCTGAAATAAAACCGCAACAAGAACAATGGCACAAAGACCTCAAAGCCATTAGAGTAAAACATTTTGGCGAACGCAAAACAGGTGAGCACAAAAGGCACCACAAGCGCAAAGATCACCACGGTAAGAGAAGGCACGGTATGCGTAAAATGCTGCACCCTGTGAGATTTTTATTATTTGATCCTGCCACCACTACCAAAGCCGGGTCGGGTAACAACACCACCATTTACCCTAACCCATTGGGTACCGAGAGCAAAGTAGAATACACTTTGGTACAAACTGAAAGAGTAACTATTCGGTTGGTAGACGCCAATGGCAAATTTATAAAAGAGGTGTTAAACGAAACCAAAGATGCAGGTACTCACGTCCAACGGGTAGGCATGAAAGAGTTAAAAAACGGGACTTATTACCTAAGAATTAAAACCTCGGCAGGTACCCAAACCAAACGTGTAATAAAACGGTAA
- the gcvP gene encoding aminomethyl-transferring glycine dehydrogenase, protein MKIDLQYSEKFEQRHNSSATEDQIAEMLKTVGEASVDALIDKTIPAAIRKQQALNLPDALTEHQFLAEFKQLAQKNKVFTSYIGQGYYDCIVPNVILRNVLENPGWYTAYTPYQAEIAQGRLEALINFQTTVMDLTGMEIANASLLDEATAAAEAMTMFFNTRKKDKKKANTFFVSELCHPQTIEVIETRATPLGINLVVGDHTQVDLTNADIYGVMLQYPAGNGEVYDYTSFISTAKELNIAVTVAADLLSLTLLTPPGEMGADAVVGSAQRFGVPMGYGGPHAGYFATKDQYKRQIPGRIIGVSIDSEGNKAYRMALQTREQHIRREKATSNICTAQVLLGVMAGAYAVYHGPKGLKKIAQRVYGLTRFTALGLEKLGLEVVNQQYFDTLQIALSDDLKAKIKTIAEGKHINLRYYATNHVGISFDETKSLDDAKELLNAFAEALGTTVTFADALAQEIDWHVADHLTRKSEYLTHPVFNTHQSEHSMLRYLKELENRDLSLVHSMIALGSCTMKLNATAEMIPVTWSELGSMHPFAPLEQAQGYAQMFKELEQMLCEITGFAAVSLQPNSGAQGEYAGLMSIRGYHLHNGDTHRNIVLIPQSAHGTNPASAVLAGMKVVVVKCDERGNIDVADLKEKAEKHKEELSALMVTYPSTHGVFEESIQEICQVIHDCGGQVYMDGANMNAQVGLTSPGLIGADVCHLNLHKTFCIPHGGGGPGMGPIGVAAHLEPFLPNHRTVSVSEVSKETAVSAAPWGSASILTISYAYIKMMGAAGLTNATKMAILNANYLKVRLENHYPVLYTGTNGTCAHEFIVDCRGFKQSAGVEVADIAKRLMDYGFHAPTVSFPVAGTMMIEPTESENKAELDRFCDALISIREEIKEIEEGKAEKGNNVVVNAPHTANMVISDHWNKPYSREKAAYPLPYLTSGKYFPTAAKIDNAYGDRNLMCACIPMSEYEETATAETV, encoded by the coding sequence ATGAAAATAGATTTGCAATACTCCGAGAAATTCGAGCAAAGACACAATAGTTCAGCTACTGAAGATCAAATAGCTGAAATGCTCAAAACTGTAGGTGAAGCTTCAGTAGATGCTTTGATTGATAAAACAATTCCAGCGGCTATTCGTAAACAGCAGGCATTGAATTTACCAGATGCTTTGACTGAACATCAGTTTTTGGCAGAGTTTAAACAATTGGCGCAAAAAAATAAAGTATTTACCTCTTATATTGGTCAGGGGTATTACGATTGCATTGTACCCAATGTGATTTTACGCAATGTACTGGAAAACCCAGGTTGGTATACTGCTTATACTCCTTACCAAGCAGAAATAGCCCAAGGACGCCTGGAGGCCCTGATTAACTTTCAGACTACTGTAATGGACCTTACAGGAATGGAAATTGCCAACGCATCGTTACTTGATGAAGCTACTGCAGCTGCCGAGGCAATGACGATGTTTTTTAACACTAGAAAAAAAGACAAGAAAAAAGCCAATACTTTCTTTGTTTCGGAGCTTTGTCATCCGCAAACTATAGAAGTAATAGAAACTCGCGCCACTCCGTTGGGCATTAACCTGGTAGTGGGTGATCATACCCAAGTAGACCTGACCAATGCCGATATTTATGGAGTAATGCTACAGTACCCGGCGGGCAACGGTGAGGTATACGATTACACTTCTTTTATAAGCACTGCTAAAGAACTAAACATAGCAGTTACAGTAGCAGCTGACTTACTCAGCCTTACTTTGCTCACCCCTCCGGGCGAAATGGGTGCAGATGCTGTGGTAGGTTCTGCCCAACGTTTTGGCGTTCCTATGGGCTATGGTGGACCACACGCAGGTTATTTTGCTACTAAAGATCAATACAAACGACAGATTCCAGGGCGAATCATTGGAGTATCTATAGACTCTGAAGGCAACAAAGCTTACCGTATGGCTTTGCAAACCCGTGAGCAACACATTCGACGCGAAAAAGCTACTTCTAATATTTGTACTGCTCAGGTATTGTTAGGAGTAATGGCAGGTGCTTATGCAGTGTATCATGGCCCCAAAGGATTGAAAAAAATTGCTCAACGAGTGTATGGGCTTACCCGTTTTACTGCGTTGGGTCTAGAGAAGCTCGGACTTGAGGTAGTAAATCAGCAGTACTTTGATACTTTACAGATTGCCCTCAGCGATGACCTAAAAGCCAAAATAAAAACGATTGCCGAAGGTAAGCACATCAATTTACGCTATTATGCTACCAACCACGTAGGCATTAGCTTTGATGAAACCAAATCGTTGGACGATGCCAAGGAGTTATTAAATGCATTTGCCGAAGCATTGGGTACCACTGTTACTTTTGCCGATGCACTTGCCCAAGAGATTGATTGGCACGTTGCTGACCATCTTACCCGTAAGTCTGAGTACCTTACTCACCCAGTGTTTAACACCCACCAGTCGGAGCACTCTATGTTACGCTATCTCAAGGAGTTAGAAAACCGCGACTTGTCTTTAGTACATTCTATGATTGCCTTGGGCTCTTGTACGATGAAACTCAATGCTACGGCAGAGATGATTCCTGTGACCTGGAGCGAGTTAGGCAGCATGCACCCGTTTGCCCCTCTTGAGCAGGCACAAGGCTATGCCCAAATGTTTAAAGAACTAGAGCAAATGCTTTGCGAAATTACTGGTTTTGCGGCAGTGTCACTACAGCCCAACTCTGGTGCACAAGGCGAATATGCTGGTCTAATGAGCATTAGAGGATACCACTTGCACAATGGCGATACTCACCGAAACATTGTATTGATTCCACAGTCGGCACATGGTACCAACCCTGCCAGTGCAGTACTTGCCGGAATGAAAGTGGTAGTAGTGAAGTGTGACGAACGTGGAAATATAGATGTGGCTGATCTGAAAGAAAAAGCTGAAAAACATAAAGAAGAGCTTTCTGCGCTCATGGTAACTTATCCATCTACTCACGGAGTATTTGAAGAGTCTATCCAAGAGATTTGTCAGGTTATTCATGACTGTGGCGGGCAAGTATATATGGATGGTGCCAATATGAATGCCCAGGTAGGTTTGACTAGCCCTGGTTTGATTGGTGCGGATGTGTGTCACCTTAATTTGCACAAAACCTTTTGTATTCCTCACGGTGGAGGAGGCCCTGGCATGGGACCCATTGGTGTAGCAGCACATCTTGAGCCTTTCTTGCCTAATCACCGTACGGTGAGTGTGTCTGAGGTATCAAAAGAAACCGCAGTTTCGGCCGCTCCTTGGGGCAGTGCCAGTATTCTGACTATTTCTTACGCTTATATTAAGATGATGGGTGCGGCTGGCTTGACCAATGCCACCAAAATGGCGATTTTAAATGCCAACTACCTAAAGGTTCGATTAGAAAACCATTATCCGGTATTGTATACAGGTACCAACGGCACCTGTGCCCATGAGTTTATTGTAGACTGTCGTGGTTTCAAACAATCGGCTGGGGTAGAAGTGGCCGATATTGCCAAGCGTCTAATGGATTATGGTTTCCACGCGCCTACGGTTTCTTTTCCGGTGGCAGGTACTATGATGATAGAGCCTACCGAAAGTGAAAACAAAGCCGAACTAGACCGTTTTTGTGATGCCTTGATTAGCATTCGTGAAGAGATCAAGGAGATAGAAGAAGGCAAAGCCGAAAAAGGAAATAATGTAGTGGTAAATGCTCCTCATACAGCCAATATGGTAATCAGTGACCACTGGAACAAGCCTTATAGCCGTGAGAAAGCAGCTTATCCGTTGCCTTATCTTACTTCTGGAAAGTATTTTCCAACGGCAGCAAAAATAGACAATGCCTATGGCGATCGTAACCTGATGTGTGCTTGTATTCCGATGAGTGAATATGAAGAAACAGCCACCGCCGAAACGGTATAA
- a CDS encoding molybdopterin oxidoreductase family protein has translation MPQTHYRTCHLCEAMCGVEITTEANTIVSIKGDKKDPLSAGHICPKAYGLKDVHEDPDRLKQPIKRTAKGWVKISWEEAYAEVVQNIKSIQHTHGKNAVGIYKGNPNVHNLGGQLYGANFSRSIKTKNNFSATSVDQLPHHLASWGMFGHSLLTPIPDINRTDYMLIMGANPLVSNGSLMTAPGFGQRLRALQTRGGKAVVIDPRKTETATKASEHHFIRPGTDAVFLLALLHVIYDENLTNLGKLADIVTHQAIIPELVKAFTPEKTAPITGISAETIRQLACEFAQAKTAVAYGRMGLSTQAFGGVCQWLINVLNIVTGNFDQPGGAMFTTPAIDVVGLLGAIGATGSLGRWKSRVRALPEFGGELPVCTLAEEILTEGEGQIKAMVTIAGNPVLSTPNGTQLNQAFAQLDFMVAIDIYLNETTRHAHIILPPATGLESEHYDLIFHSFAVHNTAKFSSRLFDPVPEAKHDWEILQDLANLLNGEPSTPQEKEKQQKNLFGRLSPEAILDLALRTGRYGSKYHKGSNGLNLQKLRAQPHGVDLGPLQPSLPKRLYTKNKQIILAPELFIQDLKRVEKVFWNEAKTPDQQFDLYLIGRRQLRGNNSWMHNSERLTKGSNRCTMHMHPQDAQKRRLQQGQMATVSSRVGNIDIQVEITDQMMPGVVSIPHGWGHHYSDIRLQTAQQRPGVSINDLTDELLIDELSGNAAFSGVPVKVE, from the coding sequence ATGCCACAAACTCATTACCGAACCTGTCACCTATGCGAAGCCATGTGTGGGGTAGAAATTACAACAGAAGCCAATACCATCGTCAGCATCAAAGGCGACAAAAAAGATCCGCTCAGTGCTGGGCATATCTGCCCCAAGGCTTACGGCCTCAAAGATGTACACGAAGACCCTGACCGCCTCAAGCAACCGATTAAACGAACAGCTAAAGGTTGGGTAAAGATAAGTTGGGAAGAGGCTTACGCTGAAGTGGTGCAAAATATCAAAAGTATACAGCACACACACGGTAAAAACGCAGTAGGCATTTACAAGGGTAACCCTAATGTGCATAATCTGGGTGGACAGTTATACGGAGCTAATTTTTCGCGCAGCATCAAAACCAAAAATAATTTCTCGGCTACTTCGGTCGACCAACTCCCCCACCACCTTGCTTCGTGGGGTATGTTTGGGCACTCGCTACTTACCCCCATTCCCGACATAAACCGTACAGATTACATGCTCATTATGGGTGCCAACCCACTCGTATCTAACGGCAGTCTTATGACAGCCCCAGGTTTTGGACAACGCCTGCGAGCCTTGCAAACACGTGGTGGCAAGGCAGTGGTAATAGATCCTCGCAAAACCGAAACTGCCACTAAAGCTTCTGAACACCACTTTATTCGTCCCGGCACCGATGCAGTGTTTTTGCTTGCTTTGCTACACGTGATTTATGACGAAAACCTGACCAATTTGGGTAAACTGGCCGACATAGTCACTCATCAAGCAATCATTCCTGAACTGGTCAAGGCATTCACTCCTGAAAAAACCGCTCCTATTACAGGCATTTCGGCTGAAACGATTCGCCAGCTTGCCTGCGAATTTGCCCAGGCAAAAACAGCAGTAGCTTATGGGCGTATGGGGCTATCTACTCAGGCGTTTGGTGGGGTATGCCAGTGGCTCATCAATGTACTCAATATTGTTACCGGAAACTTTGACCAACCTGGGGGAGCCATGTTTACTACACCCGCTATAGATGTAGTGGGCTTATTGGGTGCTATAGGCGCCACAGGTAGCCTAGGGCGTTGGAAAAGCCGGGTAAGAGCATTGCCAGAGTTTGGAGGGGAGTTACCTGTTTGCACGCTTGCCGAAGAGATATTGACCGAAGGCGAAGGGCAAATAAAGGCCATGGTAACTATAGCAGGCAACCCAGTACTGTCTACACCAAATGGCACACAATTAAACCAGGCTTTTGCTCAACTGGATTTTATGGTAGCCATTGATATTTACCTAAATGAAACCACTCGCCACGCCCACATTATTTTGCCACCTGCTACTGGGCTGGAGAGCGAACATTATGATTTAATATTCCACTCTTTTGCGGTACATAATACGGCCAAGTTTTCTTCCCGTTTGTTTGACCCTGTTCCTGAAGCAAAACATGATTGGGAAATTTTACAAGACCTTGCCAACTTGCTCAATGGTGAACCCTCTACCCCTCAGGAAAAAGAAAAACAGCAGAAAAACTTATTTGGGCGGCTTTCGCCAGAAGCCATTCTTGACCTTGCTTTACGCACAGGGCGCTACGGTAGCAAATACCATAAGGGTAGCAATGGATTGAATTTGCAAAAACTAAGGGCTCAACCACATGGGGTAGACCTTGGTCCTCTGCAACCCTCACTCCCCAAAAGGCTATATACCAAAAACAAACAAATAATATTGGCTCCTGAACTGTTTATACAGGATTTGAAAAGGGTAGAAAAAGTGTTTTGGAATGAAGCAAAAACACCTGATCAACAATTTGACCTCTACTTGATTGGACGGCGCCAATTGAGAGGCAATAACTCTTGGATGCACAATAGCGAACGGCTTACCAAAGGAAGCAACCGTTGCACAATGCACATGCACCCACAAGACGCCCAAAAAAGACGACTACAACAAGGGCAAATGGCTACGGTAAGCTCTAGGGTGGGCAACATTGACATTCAGGTAGAAATTACAGACCAGATGATGCCTGGTGTAGTGAGTATTCCACATGGTTGGGGGCACCACTATAGCGACATTCGTTTACAAACGGCTCAACAGCGCCCTGGGGTAAGCATCAATGACTTGACAGATGAATTATTAATTGACGAGTTGTCGGGCAATGCTGCCTTCAGTGGAGTACCAGTAAAGGTAGAATGA
- a CDS encoding TonB-dependent receptor plug domain-containing protein — protein sequence MNKFYFKIFCIACIAFCLALSQQGQAQTKKVYTQDELKKMPKDSVLKILAAMELEDLINLQFDDADLKKYLDQVLNVDIQTSDRVKTQKSDRVPATVITISDDLILKRGYISIWDVLKDLPDFKLEFGATQEAFNIATMRGLEGMSKFIILMDGIRISSPTNERVPLLANYPVHLAKQIEVVYGPASALYGADAFAGVINIITKKAEDINGAEALLATGMYGQYNGGLTIGKKLNDKISFTLSGHYSYDQQPNLSNFYNRNGEFDGLESLRTGVFNTAFGTRTISTDGLHPEYQMPLSTYAIHAAVQIGGLRISGFRNQSKTPTATAQTPDNGLYNASAFATNRITVGSAVYEKKFGKLTSTSMLIASRYDFQPESGFQNLFTNMQRTYKFAYGRMYKIEQLIQWSASDQLSVIGGATYENFFSYPKGHDMEEPSFNFFDPSGVFAGTITANRPAGLPVQIDQLRYANVGGFLQVEYSPIEKYPLLLTLGGRYDYNTRYDPVVNPRFGVVWQPAPKTTVKAMHGWAYLAPSPLQAYEQFGSFSTADGGATFSSSFFRLPNPKLQPQTIKSSELHLKTYLSESFSVSLTGHHSVADNLFTTSTDVNRPEISRFGGEYLGWPVSTIEVRVNEGRQTIYGGTLQLDYFKDFGMLLRGNPISGQVRAYIAASLIDGSVDPDAGGPQDAIQIAYIAPFSLKTGFDFTLGRLFLGVRAQHYNEQRVPNVTANDANIRQTLDGYTVLNLNLGYQFSHLVRFFVNIDNLTDARYRNIVVGAAPDTGTVGSSGEFAFGAPQNPLRVSGGLRLKF from the coding sequence ATGAATAAATTTTACTTCAAGATTTTTTGTATTGCCTGCATCGCCTTTTGTTTGGCTTTGAGCCAACAAGGGCAGGCACAAACTAAAAAAGTGTACACTCAAGACGAGCTCAAAAAGATGCCTAAAGATAGTGTACTTAAGATTTTGGCAGCCATGGAACTCGAAGACCTTATCAACCTTCAGTTTGATGATGCTGACTTAAAAAAATACCTGGATCAAGTACTCAATGTCGATATTCAAACCAGCGACCGGGTAAAAACCCAGAAATCTGACCGGGTACCAGCAACTGTTATTACTATTAGCGACGACTTGATTCTTAAAAGAGGATATATCTCTATTTGGGATGTGCTCAAAGATTTGCCCGATTTTAAACTAGAGTTTGGGGCTACCCAAGAGGCCTTCAACATAGCCACCATGCGGGGGCTCGAAGGAATGAGTAAGTTTATCATATTGATGGATGGTATTAGAATATCGTCGCCTACCAACGAACGAGTGCCACTACTTGCCAACTATCCGGTGCATCTTGCCAAACAAATAGAGGTTGTATACGGACCTGCATCAGCCTTATACGGGGCAGATGCTTTTGCAGGGGTAATCAACATTATTACCAAAAAAGCGGAAGATATCAACGGAGCCGAGGCATTGTTGGCAACTGGTATGTATGGACAATACAATGGAGGACTTACCATAGGCAAAAAACTAAATGATAAAATAAGCTTTACCCTTTCGGGGCATTATAGCTACGACCAACAGCCCAACTTAAGCAACTTTTATAACCGCAATGGAGAGTTTGACGGTTTAGAGTCGCTCAGAACTGGAGTATTCAACACGGCATTTGGCACGCGCACTATCAGCACCGATGGGCTTCACCCTGAGTACCAAATGCCCTTAAGCACTTATGCCATTCATGCCGCTGTTCAAATAGGCGGCCTACGCATCAGTGGGTTTAGAAACCAATCAAAAACCCCCACCGCCACCGCCCAAACCCCTGACAATGGTTTATACAACGCCTCTGCTTTTGCTACCAACCGTATTACAGTAGGAAGCGCAGTGTACGAAAAAAAGTTTGGCAAACTTACCAGTACCTCTATGTTGATAGCAAGTCGTTATGACTTCCAACCAGAATCGGGGTTTCAAAACTTATTTACCAATATGCAACGCACTTATAAGTTTGCTTATGGGCGTATGTACAAGATAGAACAATTGATCCAATGGTCAGCCAGTGATCAGTTGTCGGTGATAGGCGGAGCTACTTACGAAAACTTTTTTTCTTACCCGAAAGGGCACGATATGGAAGAACCTAGTTTTAACTTTTTTGATCCTAGTGGGGTATTTGCAGGTACTATTACCGCCAACCGCCCTGCTGGTTTACCTGTACAAATAGATCAGTTGAGGTACGCTAATGTAGGAGGTTTTTTACAGGTAGAATATTCTCCTATAGAAAAATATCCTTTATTGCTTACCCTGGGGGGTAGGTATGACTACAACACACGTTACGACCCAGTGGTTAACCCAAGGTTTGGTGTGGTATGGCAGCCTGCCCCCAAAACAACTGTAAAAGCCATGCACGGTTGGGCTTACTTAGCTCCTTCTCCTTTACAGGCTTATGAACAATTTGGTTCGTTTAGCACGGCTGATGGTGGTGCTACATTTAGTTCAAGTTTTTTTCGTTTACCCAACCCCAAACTACAGCCTCAAACGATCAAATCATCCGAGCTTCATTTAAAGACTTACTTATCCGAATCGTTTAGTGTAAGCTTAACCGGACACCACTCTGTTGCTGACAACTTATTTACCACCTCTACTGATGTCAACCGTCCTGAAATATCTCGATTTGGAGGCGAATACCTAGGCTGGCCAGTAAGTACTATTGAAGTAAGGGTAAACGAAGGTAGACAGACCATTTATGGAGGTACACTTCAACTTGACTATTTCAAAGACTTTGGCATGCTTCTACGAGGCAATCCTATTTCGGGGCAGGTCAGAGCATACATAGCAGCCTCGTTGATAGATGGTAGTGTAGACCCAGACGCAGGTGGCCCTCAGGATGCCATACAAATTGCTTATATTGCTCCATTTAGCCTCAAAACTGGCTTTGATTTCACCCTGGGGCGTTTGTTTCTTGGGGTACGAGCGCAGCACTACAACGAACAAAGGGTGCCCAATGTAACGGCAAATGATGCCAACATTCGCCAAACATTGGATGGTTACACTGTGTTGAACCTCAACTTGGGCTATCAATTTAGTCACCTGGTGCGTTTCTTTGTCAATATAGACAACCTTACCGATGCTCGCTACCGCAATATAGTGGTAGGTGCCGCACCAGATACGGGTACGGTAGGCAGCAGTGGAGAGTTTGCTTTTGGAGCGCCTCAGAACCCTTTGCGGGTTTCGGGTGGATTAAGGTTGAAGTTTTAG
- a CDS encoding YfiR family protein, translated as MLHNKLSYPTIAFLFLWVMNATQAHAQTKNYRFQAFYILNFTKYIEWPKQDNDRFVVGVLGSQYTSRTISRTLSGRKIASNGSTIVVKRFPSISQIKDCDILFVSANSTNNIRRVIRKTTGHSTLIVTEKEGFIGKGSCINFVVKNRKMRYEINPPQINHFGLTVKNDKILTLAVNTPIHQNATE; from the coding sequence ATGTTACATAATAAACTATCATATCCGACGATTGCTTTTTTGTTTTTATGGGTAATGAATGCTACTCAGGCACACGCCCAAACCAAAAACTATCGTTTTCAGGCTTTTTATATTCTCAATTTTACTAAGTATATCGAATGGCCCAAGCAAGACAATGATCGCTTTGTAGTAGGTGTTTTGGGTAGTCAATATACTAGTCGCACCATTTCGCGCACGCTCTCGGGTCGCAAAATAGCTTCTAACGGTAGCACCATCGTAGTAAAAAGGTTTCCCTCTATTTCTCAAATCAAAGATTGTGATATTTTGTTTGTGAGTGCCAACAGCACCAACAACATTCGTCGAGTGATCAGAAAAACCACCGGACACTCTACCCTCATTGTCACCGAAAAGGAAGGTTTTATAGGCAAGGGAAGCTGCATCAATTTTGTGGTAAAAAACCGTAAAATGCGCTACGAAATTAACCCTCCTCAAATCAACCACTTTGGTTTGACAGTGAAAAACGACAAAATACTCACCCTTGCCGTCAATACCCCCATACACCAGAATGCAACCGAATAA
- a CDS encoding NUDIX domain-containing protein, with product MSEQTYPITTVGATIFNQDNQLLLIKTHKWNHKYGLPGGKIEVGEASKQALIREVKEETNLDIFDIEFMLAQDVIFSEEFYKPKHFIFLNYRCQTSNSPNDVVLNEEAQSYVWVLPEEALQMDLNHPTKLLIEEVIKFANPQ from the coding sequence ATGTCAGAACAGACATACCCTATCACTACAGTAGGAGCTACTATCTTTAATCAAGATAATCAATTGTTACTTATCAAAACCCATAAATGGAACCACAAGTATGGATTGCCAGGCGGAAAGATAGAAGTAGGCGAAGCCAGCAAGCAGGCGCTTATCAGGGAGGTTAAAGAAGAAACGAATCTCGATATTTTTGATATTGAATTTATGCTGGCTCAGGATGTTATTTTTTCTGAGGAGTTTTATAAACCCAAGCATTTTATTTTTTTAAATTACCGTTGCCAAACCAGCAATTCCCCCAACGATGTAGTACTCAATGAAGAGGCACAAAGCTATGTATGGGTATTGCCCGAAGAAGCCTTGCAAATGGATTTGAACCATCCAACCAAATTGTTGATAGAAGAAGTGATAAAGTTTGCAAACCCTCAATAG
- a CDS encoding SDR family oxidoreductase yields MDKQVALITGSAKGLGKAIATHLVDSGYAVVIHYNRSKTQAKEFQQQITQQGGIAMVQQADVTNPTSVEAMFWQIESTWGRLDLLVNNVGNYIKKNIIDITVNEWHAMFDSNLHSAFYCIHYALPLMQKTVARRTKHIINIGYASLGQSTAKPEVTPYYIAKNGLLTLTKSLAGELSKQGVNINMLSPGVLENSDSKPVHEIPKGRVATFDEFTHVLDMLLSPKGHYLTGVNIEIAGGWKL; encoded by the coding sequence ATGGATAAACAGGTAGCATTGATCACCGGAAGCGCCAAAGGTTTGGGTAAAGCAATAGCAACCCATTTGGTTGACTCAGGCTATGCCGTCGTCATTCATTATAATAGAAGTAAAACCCAAGCCAAAGAATTTCAGCAGCAAATTACCCAACAGGGAGGCATTGCTATGGTGCAACAAGCAGATGTAACCAACCCCACTTCAGTAGAAGCCATGTTTTGGCAAATAGAGTCTACTTGGGGGCGCCTCGATTTGCTGGTAAATAACGTGGGTAATTATATCAAAAAAAATATCATTGATATTACCGTCAATGAGTGGCACGCGATGTTTGACTCTAACTTGCACAGTGCTTTTTATTGTATACATTATGCGTTGCCCCTGATGCAAAAAACAGTAGCTAGGCGTACCAAGCATATTATAAATATAGGGTATGCATCGTTGGGACAATCTACTGCCAAGCCCGAGGTAACTCCTTATTATATAGCCAAAAATGGCTTATTAACCCTGACCAAATCTTTGGCAGGTGAATTAAGTAAACAAGGGGTCAATATCAATATGTTGTCGCCAGGGGTGCTCGAAAACAGCGATAGTAAACCGGTACATGAAATACCTAAAGGCAGGGTGGCTACTTTTGACGAGTTTACCCATGTACTCGACATGTTGTTGTCGCCCAAAGGACATTACCTTACAGGAGTAAATATAGAAATAGCCGGAGGTTGGAAACTTTGA